One window from the genome of Pandoraea fibrosis encodes:
- a CDS encoding EscU/YscU/HrcU family type III secretion system export apparatus switch protein, which produces MSEKSQPPTPKKIKDERAKGRVAKSADLAVCMQLGVVLAWLTFEGPALYQAMEALVSRMLAVLNDPVDDAVRGMLGPSLLLLVRFGGGLALLLIVTTWLAMVMQVGALVAPEVIRPKYERIDPIAKAKQLFSMQSLFEFGKSLVKVGVLGMVFFYLIRQYTPSLAALPQCGPACGIALTTRLLFWLMAVLVVAYVVFGGLDLAYQKYQLHKQLRMSHDEIKRESKEVEGNRDLKNKRRDIHRETIESGSLSNNVKRSTAVVRNPTHIAICLRYVPGETPVPLVIEKGRNARARTIVRLAEREGVPVVEHVSVARRLMSDVEIDAPIPTDLFDAVAAILRLALDLPYEVRAVQDEPAGQSGDPMSAERSGDGDTSAKSTRIDGRRRV; this is translated from the coding sequence ATGAGCGAAAAGAGTCAGCCGCCTACCCCCAAGAAGATCAAGGACGAACGCGCCAAAGGCCGTGTCGCGAAGAGCGCCGACCTCGCGGTGTGCATGCAGCTCGGCGTGGTGCTTGCTTGGCTGACGTTCGAAGGCCCCGCGCTTTATCAAGCGATGGAGGCACTCGTGTCGCGCATGCTGGCGGTGCTGAACGATCCGGTCGACGACGCCGTGCGCGGCATGCTGGGGCCGTCGCTGCTGCTTCTGGTGCGTTTCGGCGGCGGACTCGCGCTGCTGTTGATCGTCACGACCTGGCTGGCCATGGTGATGCAGGTCGGGGCGCTCGTGGCGCCAGAGGTGATTCGTCCCAAGTACGAACGCATCGATCCGATCGCGAAGGCCAAGCAACTGTTCTCGATGCAGTCGCTCTTCGAGTTCGGCAAGTCGCTCGTCAAGGTCGGCGTGCTGGGGATGGTGTTCTTCTATCTCATCCGGCAATACACGCCTTCGCTGGCGGCGCTGCCGCAATGCGGCCCCGCGTGCGGCATCGCGCTGACGACCCGGTTGTTGTTCTGGCTGATGGCCGTGCTTGTCGTTGCCTACGTGGTGTTTGGCGGACTCGACCTTGCGTATCAGAAGTATCAGTTGCACAAGCAATTGAGGATGTCTCATGACGAGATCAAGCGCGAATCGAAAGAGGTCGAGGGCAATCGGGACCTCAAGAACAAGCGCCGCGACATTCACCGGGAGACGATCGAAAGCGGCAGTCTGTCGAACAATGTGAAGCGCTCGACAGCTGTGGTGCGAAACCCGACGCACATTGCGATCTGCCTGCGCTATGTGCCCGGTGAGACGCCCGTGCCGCTCGTAATCGAGAAGGGCCGCAACGCCCGCGCACGGACGATCGTGCGGCTCGCCGAGCGCGAAGGCGTACCGGTGGTCGAGCATGTGTCCGTGGCGCGTCGCCTGATGAGCGATGTCGAGATCGATGCCCCCATTCCTACCGATTTGTTCGACGCGGTCGCGGCGATTCTGCGGCTCGCGCTCGATTTGCCATACGAAGTGCGGGCAGTGCAGGACGAGCCGGCAGGCCAGAGCGGCGATCCGATGTCGGCGGAGCGTTCCGGAGATGGCGACACTTCGGCCAAGTCGACGCGTATCGACGGGAGGCGGCGGGTATGA
- a CDS encoding lytic transglycosylase domain-containing protein: protein MSAPLCLVSRMGALGCRSLRWVVFVMGVLSLSTPATAGNRGLLPLHPRVADARLLVPEPRAIVNPPSPLVDARVTADVPVVDEPDTPKSAPIPSTEALASAEPAATEAPLALAPTPMASSQARPFDMLVQRAAEVASVDAALLHAIIDVESGYDPQAVSGKGAIGLMQVLPRTGERFGVRRLEDPAENVRAGASYLRWLLTRFDGDLPLVLAAYNAGEGAVLRYGRQIPPFPETQNYVRKVMAGYSRLRTTNGPETVEPQRHRVPRGSASRRPAIGDIATTRPAPTPSPKAPHVTQPAKAAQTDDVAADRALRLLRGLGTLLTRSPSVEAAGGRTRDQPAVLMP, encoded by the coding sequence ATGAGTGCTCCTCTGTGCCTGGTTTCACGTATGGGGGCGCTCGGCTGCCGGTCGTTGCGGTGGGTCGTGTTCGTGATGGGGGTGCTGAGTCTGTCGACACCCGCGACGGCCGGCAATCGTGGATTGTTGCCGCTTCATCCGCGCGTGGCCGATGCACGGCTTCTGGTGCCCGAGCCACGTGCCATCGTGAACCCGCCGTCGCCGCTCGTAGACGCCCGCGTTACCGCGGACGTTCCCGTGGTCGACGAACCCGACACGCCAAAGTCGGCACCGATCCCTTCCACAGAAGCGCTGGCGTCAGCAGAGCCCGCGGCAACGGAAGCGCCGTTGGCCCTCGCACCGACGCCGATGGCGTCTTCGCAAGCACGGCCCTTCGACATGCTGGTACAACGCGCTGCCGAAGTGGCGTCGGTCGATGCGGCACTGCTACACGCGATTATCGACGTCGAGTCGGGATACGATCCGCAGGCGGTGTCCGGAAAAGGGGCGATCGGGTTGATGCAGGTGTTGCCCCGCACAGGGGAGCGTTTCGGCGTGCGGCGTCTTGAGGACCCGGCCGAAAACGTGCGTGCGGGGGCGTCCTACCTCCGCTGGCTGCTCACGCGCTTCGATGGCGACCTGCCGCTGGTGCTGGCGGCCTACAACGCGGGGGAGGGGGCTGTACTGCGCTATGGGCGTCAGATACCGCCGTTTCCCGAGACGCAGAACTACGTTCGCAAGGTGATGGCGGGGTATTCGCGTCTGCGCACCACGAATGGGCCGGAGACGGTTGAGCCGCAGCGACATCGGGTGCCGCGGGGCAGCGCGTCGCGGCGTCCGGCCATCGGGGATATCGCGACAACGCGTCCGGCCCCGACGCCCTCGCCGAAGGCTCCCCATGTGACACAGCCGGCGAAGGCTGCGCAGACCGACGACGTCGCGGCGGATCGCGCGTTACGTCTGTTGCGAGGCTTGGGAACGTTGCTGACCCGCAGCCCATCGGTCGAAGCGGCGGGCGGGCGCACACGCGACCAGCCTGCGGTGCTTATGCCTTGA
- a CDS encoding glutathione S-transferase family protein: protein MKLIGALASPYVRKVRIVLAEKKLDYKLELENVWADDTRIQQSNPLGKVPCLVMEDGEAVFDSRVICEYIDTLSPVGKLIPPSGRERTEVRCWEALADGLTDAAVQIRVETLFHDEASRSPALIARQLSKIEEGLRAMEQGLNERQWCASNRLTLADVAVTCALGYLDFRYPEIHWREANPNLAKHFERMSARASVADTVPSL, encoded by the coding sequence ATGAAGTTGATCGGTGCCCTCGCCAGTCCCTACGTTCGCAAAGTCCGCATTGTGCTGGCTGAAAAGAAGCTCGATTACAAGCTCGAGCTAGAGAATGTGTGGGCCGACGACACCCGTATCCAGCAGTCCAATCCCCTGGGCAAAGTGCCCTGTCTGGTGATGGAGGACGGCGAAGCCGTGTTCGATTCGCGGGTGATCTGCGAGTACATCGATACGCTCTCGCCGGTCGGCAAGCTCATTCCCCCGTCGGGGCGCGAGCGCACCGAAGTGCGCTGCTGGGAAGCGCTCGCCGACGGCCTGACGGACGCCGCCGTGCAGATCCGCGTCGAGACGCTGTTCCACGACGAAGCGTCGCGCTCACCCGCGCTCATCGCGCGGCAGCTCAGCAAGATCGAGGAAGGACTGCGCGCCATGGAACAAGGGCTGAACGAACGCCAGTGGTGCGCAAGCAATCGCCTCACACTGGCCGACGTGGCCGTTACCTGCGCCCTCGGCTATCTGGACTTCCGTTACCCGGAAATCCACTGGCGCGAGGCGAATCCGAATCTCGCCAAGCACTTCGAGCGCATGTCTGCCCGCGCCTCGGTCGCCGACACCGTCCCGTCGCTGTAA
- the purB gene encoding adenylosuccinate lyase — protein MSDEFSPLTALSPLDGRYASKTDALRPWLSEAAFMRHRVTVEIHWLIALSKAGFAEIAPFSADAETFLLNLATNFSNADAQRIKDIEKVTNHDVKAVEYWLKEKVQGQAELEKASEFIHFACTSEDINNTSHGLMIKGARDTVIVPALESLVTKLGELAREHASQPMLSRTHGQPASPTTLGKELANVAVRLARALERVRRVELLAKMNGAVGNYNAHLSAYPEYDWEAFSKAVIEQRLGLTFNPYTIQIEPHDYMAELFDAVARANTILLDLNRDIWGYISVGYFKQKTKAGEIGSSTMPHKVNPIDFENSEGNLGLANAVLRHLADKLPVSRWQRDLTDSTVLRNIGVAFGYSLLAYDSCLRGLGKLEVNPARLDEDLDNTWEVLAEPVQTVMRRFGIPNPYEQLKELTRGKGITREALQAFIGKLDIPADAKARLLEMTPANYIGIAESLAKRV, from the coding sequence ATGTCCGACGAATTCTCCCCATTGACCGCGCTTTCCCCGCTCGACGGCCGTTATGCCAGCAAGACCGACGCTCTGCGTCCGTGGCTGTCCGAAGCGGCATTCATGCGTCACCGCGTGACGGTCGAAATCCACTGGCTGATCGCCTTGTCCAAGGCCGGTTTCGCTGAAATCGCCCCGTTCTCGGCCGATGCGGAGACGTTCCTGCTGAATCTGGCAACGAACTTCTCGAACGCCGATGCACAGCGCATCAAGGACATCGAGAAAGTCACCAATCACGATGTGAAGGCTGTCGAGTACTGGCTCAAGGAAAAGGTCCAGGGTCAGGCCGAACTCGAAAAGGCCAGCGAATTCATCCATTTCGCCTGCACCTCGGAAGACATCAACAACACCTCGCACGGCCTGATGATCAAGGGGGCTCGCGACACGGTGATCGTGCCAGCACTCGAATCGCTGGTCACCAAGCTCGGCGAACTGGCGCGCGAACACGCATCGCAGCCGATGCTCTCGCGCACGCACGGTCAGCCGGCGTCGCCGACCACGCTCGGCAAGGAACTGGCCAACGTGGCCGTGCGTCTGGCCCGTGCGCTCGAGCGTGTTCGCCGCGTTGAGCTGCTCGCCAAGATGAACGGTGCGGTCGGCAACTACAACGCCCACCTCTCGGCCTACCCGGAGTACGACTGGGAGGCTTTCTCGAAGGCTGTCATCGAGCAGCGTCTGGGCCTGACGTTCAACCCATACACGATCCAGATCGAACCGCACGACTACATGGCCGAGCTGTTCGACGCCGTGGCCCGTGCGAACACCATCCTGCTCGATCTGAACCGCGACATCTGGGGTTACATCTCGGTCGGCTACTTCAAGCAGAAGACGAAGGCCGGCGAGATCGGTTCGTCGACCATGCCGCACAAGGTCAACCCGATCGACTTCGAAAATTCGGAAGGCAACCTTGGCTTGGCCAACGCCGTGCTGCGCCATCTGGCCGACAAGCTGCCGGTCTCGCGCTGGCAGCGCGACCTGACGGACTCGACCGTGCTGCGCAACATCGGCGTGGCGTTCGGTTACAGCCTGCTCGCCTACGACTCGTGCCTGCGTGGTTTGGGTAAGCTCGAAGTCAATCCGGCGCGTCTGGACGAAGACCTAGACAACACGTGGGAAGTCCTGGCCGAGCCGGTGCAGACCGTGATGCGCCGCTTCGGCATTCCCAACCCGTATGAGCAACTCAAGGAGCTCACGCGCGGCAAGGGCATCACGCGCGAAGCGCTGCAAGCGTTCATCGGGAAGCTGGATATTCCGGCCGACGCGAAGGCCCGTCTGCTGGAAATGACGCCGGCGAACTACATCGGCATCGCAGAGTCGCTCGCGAAGCGCGTCTAA
- a CDS encoding fused MFS/spermidine synthase → MTIESPPHSATAPGTGSPCTTQESPASAREATLICLMFFGSGIPALIYQLVWQRVLAEIFGVQIEAVTVIVTAFMIGLGCGSLAGGWLSTRTGLATLRVFALIELSIAALGAISLPVLAWVSDRVLGTSLPSMALITLALVIAPTMLMGATLPLLVRHWVIHSGSTGESVGRLYCMNTLGAASACVIASFLIFPFSGMRAATYLAAAINATIAASALATYLRSRASTNGGVMASPRLTETPAAWTSTGAPLAVKFGACLWLAALGGGVSMSFEVFLFRTISFASGGNASAFATTLAMFLAGLAMGAQAAGRWCGDAAGNLPRLAHRILNTQLAAIVVSAALLPIAGALAVRSPVALFPFLYLAVFSIGTAWGTLLPLLSQLSIAPDHRAGLRTSQLYLANIAGSACGSLFTGFVAMQCFGLVQISIGLTLAGAVTLGRFASVLPGTPRNMRRRYTVAALVFALCAAWLVPPMTRDLFGALEYKSATDTSAVVDVLENRHGIVTVAADGTVYGGGMYDGKFNVDPINDTNMVFRPYGLAAAAPPAPRRVLMVGLSSGSWAQVLVNMPGVESLTVVELNDGYATLIDQHPNVASLLRNPKVTLITDDGRRWLRQYRAQPFDMIVMNTTFFMRAHASLLLSREMLTLTRDRLAPDGVLMYNTTSSQRVQRTGCEVFGNGVMLGNNLVLSTSPIRWDLSRWREAMLAWRIDGKPVIDPDNPAHRDYLRGFAQRFPGPDIATADTGTTPPMPSCRTILAQTQDVTAITDDNMGSEWRFRYGIE, encoded by the coding sequence ATGACGATAGAATCGCCCCCGCATTCAGCCACGGCACCCGGTACCGGCAGCCCATGCACTACCCAAGAATCGCCTGCATCGGCAAGGGAAGCTACGCTCATCTGCCTGATGTTCTTCGGTTCGGGCATTCCCGCGCTGATCTACCAACTCGTCTGGCAACGCGTGCTGGCGGAAATCTTCGGGGTGCAGATCGAGGCGGTCACGGTGATCGTCACCGCGTTCATGATCGGACTGGGATGCGGCAGCCTCGCGGGTGGCTGGTTGTCGACCCGCACGGGGCTGGCGACCCTGCGCGTGTTCGCGTTGATCGAGCTGTCGATTGCCGCGCTTGGTGCAATATCGCTCCCGGTGCTCGCATGGGTGAGCGATAGGGTGTTGGGGACATCGTTGCCGAGCATGGCGCTGATCACGCTTGCCCTTGTCATTGCCCCAACGATGCTGATGGGGGCGACACTGCCGCTGTTGGTACGTCACTGGGTCATCCACTCCGGCAGCACCGGCGAGAGCGTGGGGCGTCTCTATTGCATGAACACATTGGGCGCGGCCTCTGCCTGTGTGATTGCCTCCTTTCTGATCTTTCCTTTCTCAGGGATGCGAGCGGCAACCTATCTCGCGGCCGCCATCAATGCGACCATCGCCGCTTCAGCACTCGCGACCTACCTGCGTTCGCGTGCGTCGACAAACGGCGGGGTGATGGCATCGCCAAGACTTACTGAAACACCGGCGGCTTGGACCTCGACGGGCGCACCGCTCGCTGTGAAATTTGGCGCATGCCTCTGGCTCGCGGCATTGGGCGGCGGCGTGTCCATGTCGTTCGAGGTCTTCCTGTTTCGCACAATCTCGTTTGCCAGCGGCGGCAACGCGAGCGCGTTCGCGACAACACTGGCAATGTTTCTGGCAGGACTCGCCATGGGCGCACAGGCCGCCGGGCGCTGGTGTGGCGATGCGGCAGGCAACCTGCCCAGGCTTGCTCATCGCATCCTCAATACGCAGCTAGCCGCCATTGTCGTCAGCGCTGCGCTTCTTCCGATCGCCGGGGCGTTGGCGGTGCGTAGTCCGGTGGCCCTCTTCCCGTTCCTGTACCTCGCGGTGTTCAGCATTGGCACCGCATGGGGAACGCTGCTGCCGCTGCTCTCCCAATTGTCCATCGCCCCCGATCATCGCGCGGGATTGAGGACATCCCAGCTTTACCTGGCGAACATCGCCGGCAGCGCATGCGGCAGCCTCTTCACCGGCTTCGTCGCAATGCAGTGCTTTGGGCTCGTACAAATCTCCATCGGCCTGACACTGGCGGGTGCCGTAACGCTGGGACGCTTCGCCTCGGTGCTGCCGGGCACTCCTCGCAACATGCGGCGTCGATACACGGTGGCTGCGCTGGTATTTGCGTTGTGCGCGGCATGGCTCGTGCCGCCGATGACCCGCGACCTGTTCGGTGCGCTCGAATACAAGAGCGCGACGGACACCTCGGCCGTCGTTGACGTGCTCGAAAATCGCCACGGCATCGTCACCGTTGCGGCCGACGGCACGGTCTACGGCGGGGGCATGTACGACGGCAAGTTCAACGTTGATCCGATCAACGACACCAACATGGTGTTCCGTCCATATGGACTCGCGGCCGCCGCGCCTCCCGCCCCCCGTCGGGTATTGATGGTCGGACTGTCTTCCGGCTCGTGGGCACAGGTACTGGTGAACATGCCGGGCGTGGAGTCACTCACTGTCGTCGAACTCAACGACGGCTACGCAACGCTGATCGACCAGCATCCGAACGTCGCCTCGCTGTTGCGCAATCCCAAGGTCACGCTGATCACCGACGACGGCCGCCGATGGCTGCGGCAATATCGCGCTCAGCCGTTCGACATGATCGTCATGAACACAACGTTCTTCATGCGGGCACATGCGTCGCTGCTGCTGTCGCGCGAGATGTTGACGCTGACACGCGACCGGCTGGCTCCTGATGGGGTACTGATGTACAACACCACCAGTTCGCAACGGGTACAACGCACGGGATGCGAGGTGTTTGGCAACGGGGTCATGCTGGGCAACAACCTCGTGCTGTCGACGTCTCCCATCCGTTGGGATCTGTCTCGCTGGCGCGAGGCAATGCTCGCATGGCGCATCGACGGCAAGCCGGTCATCGATCCCGACAATCCGGCCCACCGGGACTATCTGCGCGGGTTCGCACAGCGCTTCCCTGGCCCGGATATCGCCACTGCTGACACTGGCACAACGCCCCCCATGCCCTCCTGCCGGACGATCCTCGCGCAAACGCAGGATGTCACCGCCATCACGGACGACAACATGGGTTCGGAATGGCGCTTTCGCTACGGGATTGAATGA
- a CDS encoding c-type cytochrome has product MKLTFAVAALAAAVVPALAQAQFAKPDDAVEYRQSALFLLGNHFGRIGAVVKGDAPFNKDDVAKNAELVATLSKLPWPAFEGGQTTAKSKAKPEVFADKAKFQQAAEKMETAVAKLNTVAKGGDLASIKTAFGEAAQTCKSCHDNFRAK; this is encoded by the coding sequence ATGAAGCTCACTTTCGCAGTTGCAGCGCTTGCCGCCGCCGTTGTGCCGGCCCTCGCTCAAGCCCAGTTCGCCAAGCCCGACGACGCCGTAGAGTATCGTCAGTCGGCGCTCTTCCTGCTTGGCAATCATTTCGGCCGCATCGGTGCCGTCGTCAAGGGCGACGCCCCGTTCAACAAGGACGACGTAGCGAAGAACGCCGAACTCGTCGCGACCCTGTCGAAGCTGCCGTGGCCGGCGTTTGAAGGCGGTCAGACCACCGCCAAGAGCAAGGCCAAGCCGGAAGTCTTCGCCGACAAGGCGAAGTTCCAGCAGGCCGCCGAGAAGATGGAAACGGCCGTGGCGAAGCTCAATACCGTGGCCAAGGGCGGCGACCTCGCCTCGATCAAGACGGCGTTCGGCGAAGCCGCGCAAACCTGCAAGAGCTGCCACGACAATTTCCGCGCGAAGTAA
- a CDS encoding cytochrome b/b6 domain-containing protein, with translation MKPIRIWDLPTRLFHWSFVVFAVAAYVTAKTGGNAMVYHFWCGYAVLALLLFRLVWGIAGPRYARFSAFIAGPRAFFRSLRNAPDTDARFAGHTPLGGLSVIAMLLFFGIQVVLGLFSNDDIFNDGPLVKFIDKDTSDMLTGWHLRNQWVLVALVALHVLAILYYRIARKKDLIKPMIVGDKPLAAPVHPARDDWRVRAGALVLIVLASALVYRIVHLTPAVASLPSY, from the coding sequence ATGAAGCCGATCCGCATCTGGGACCTGCCCACCCGCCTGTTCCACTGGTCATTCGTCGTGTTCGCCGTCGCCGCCTATGTCACCGCCAAAACCGGCGGCAACGCGATGGTCTATCACTTCTGGTGCGGCTATGCGGTGCTCGCGTTGTTGCTCTTCCGCCTGGTGTGGGGCATCGCCGGGCCACGCTATGCGCGCTTCAGTGCTTTCATCGCCGGGCCGCGCGCGTTCTTCCGGTCGCTGCGCAACGCGCCGGACACCGACGCTCGCTTCGCGGGCCACACGCCGCTGGGTGGCCTGTCGGTCATCGCCATGCTGCTGTTCTTCGGCATTCAGGTCGTGCTCGGCCTGTTCTCGAACGACGACATCTTCAACGACGGCCCGCTCGTCAAATTCATCGACAAGGACACGAGCGACATGCTCACTGGCTGGCATCTGCGCAATCAATGGGTGTTGGTGGCGCTGGTGGCATTGCATGTGCTTGCGATCCTGTACTACCGCATTGCGCGCAAGAAGGATCTGATCAAGCCGATGATCGTGGGCGACAAGCCGCTCGCCGCACCGGTGCATCCGGCGCGTGACGACTGGCGGGTGCGGGCAGGGGCGCTGGTGCTGATCGTGCTGGCCTCGGCGCTGGTGTACCGGATCGTACACCTGACCCCGGCGGTGGCGTCGTTACCGTCTTACTGA
- the secF gene encoding protein translocase subunit SecF, producing MEFFRIKKDVPFMRHALIFNVVSALTFVAAVFFLLTRGLHLSIEFTGGTVMEVAYTQAADLEKIRGEVGKLGYRDVQVQSFGTSRDVMIRLPIQTGSDGKQITSAQQSDAVMTALKADAPDVQLRRVEFVGPQIGHELFTDGLLALTFVVVGIIIYLSFRFEWKFAVAGVIANLHDVVIILGFFAYFQWEFSLAVLAGVLAVLGYSVNESVVIFDRIRETFRKMRKATVQEVIDHAITTTMSRTIITHASTEMMVLSMFFFGGQTLHYFALALTVGILFGIYSSVFVAAALAMWFGVKREDLIKHSNKDEEDGIDRNDPNFGARV from the coding sequence ATGGAATTTTTCCGCATCAAGAAAGACGTGCCGTTCATGCGGCATGCCCTGATCTTCAACGTTGTCTCGGCGCTCACGTTTGTGGCGGCGGTGTTCTTCCTGCTCACGCGGGGCCTGCACCTGTCGATCGAGTTCACCGGCGGCACGGTCATGGAAGTGGCCTACACGCAGGCGGCCGATCTCGAGAAGATCCGGGGCGAAGTCGGCAAGCTCGGCTATCGCGACGTGCAGGTGCAGAGCTTCGGCACCTCGCGCGACGTGATGATCCGTCTGCCGATTCAGACCGGCTCCGACGGCAAGCAGATCACCAGCGCGCAGCAGAGCGACGCCGTGATGACCGCGCTCAAGGCCGACGCCCCCGACGTGCAACTGCGTCGCGTGGAATTCGTCGGCCCGCAGATTGGTCACGAGCTGTTCACGGACGGTCTGCTGGCGCTGACCTTCGTGGTCGTCGGCATCATCATCTACCTGTCGTTCCGCTTCGAATGGAAATTCGCGGTGGCCGGCGTGATCGCCAACTTGCACGACGTGGTGATCATTCTTGGCTTCTTCGCGTACTTCCAGTGGGAGTTCTCGCTGGCGGTACTGGCGGGGGTGCTGGCGGTGCTGGGGTACTCGGTGAACGAATCGGTCGTGATCTTCGACCGGATTCGCGAGACCTTCCGCAAGATGCGCAAGGCGACGGTGCAGGAAGTCATCGATCACGCGATCACGACGACCATGTCGCGTACCATCATCACGCACGCGAGTACGGAAATGATGGTGCTGTCGATGTTCTTCTTCGGTGGCCAGACGCTGCACTACTTCGCGCTCGCCCTGACCGTGGGTATTCTGTTCGGTATCTACTCGTCGGTGTTCGTGGCGGCAGCGCTTGCCATGTGGTTCGGCGTGAAGCGTGAAGACCTCATCAAGCACAGCAACAAGGACGAGGAAGACGGCATCGATCGCAACGACCCGAACTTCGGCGCACGAGTCTGA
- the secD gene encoding protein translocase subunit SecD, with product MNRYPLWKYIVILVALAIGVLYTLPNLFGETPAVQISSVKATVKVDPSTLSRAEDALKAQNIAYNGAVFDSTGNNPSVRIRFSDTDTQLRAKDLLQASLNTDATDPTYVVALNLLSASPEWLSRIHALPMYLGLDLRGGVHFLLQVDMAGAITKRLDAAAADARTLLRDKNIRHNGLTRTDTGIEAVFSSQDDADRARTALTDGLPDLSYTTQPGPNGTFKVVGAFTEAARRAVQDNAVKQNIVTLHNRVNELGVAEPVIQQEGPDRIVVQLPGVQDTAKAKDIIGRTATLEARLADPDAPRLVSADTPVPPQDELFLHGNGAPVMLKRQVIFSGDRITSASAGFDDHQQPSVNIKLDAAGGRVLRDVSRDNIGKPMAIVLFEKGKGEVLTVANIRSELGQSFQITGMGSAQGANDLALLLRAGSLAAPMEIIEERTIGPSLGADNVQKGVNSVLYGLVAIALFMMMYYMLFGVFSVIALLFNLLLLVAVLSMMQATLTLPGIAAIALTLGMAIDANVLINERIREELRAGASAQKAISLGFEHAWATIVDSNVTTLIAGLALLAFGSGPVRAFAVVHCLGILTSMFSAVFFSRGLVNLWYGGRRKLKTLAIGQVWRPDGATNAPDAGEQ from the coding sequence ATGAATCGCTATCCTCTCTGGAAATACATCGTCATTCTGGTGGCACTTGCCATCGGGGTGCTCTACACGCTGCCGAACCTGTTCGGTGAGACACCGGCAGTACAGATTTCCAGCGTCAAGGCGACCGTCAAGGTCGATCCCTCGACGCTTTCGCGCGCCGAAGACGCGCTCAAGGCACAGAACATTGCCTATAACGGCGCCGTGTTCGACAGCACGGGCAACAACCCGAGCGTGCGTATTCGCTTCTCCGATACCGACACGCAGCTTCGCGCCAAGGATCTTCTTCAGGCGTCGCTCAACACCGACGCAACCGATCCGACCTACGTGGTTGCGCTCAACCTGCTCTCGGCCTCGCCGGAATGGCTTTCCCGAATCCACGCGCTGCCGATGTATCTCGGCCTCGACCTGCGCGGCGGGGTCCACTTCCTGCTGCAAGTCGATATGGCCGGCGCCATCACCAAGCGTCTGGATGCCGCCGCCGCCGACGCCCGCACGCTGCTGCGCGACAAGAACATCCGCCACAACGGGTTGACGCGCACGGATACCGGCATCGAAGCCGTCTTCAGCAGCCAGGACGATGCAGACCGTGCCCGCACCGCCCTCACTGATGGCCTGCCCGACCTTTCGTACACCACGCAACCCGGCCCGAACGGCACGTTCAAGGTCGTGGGCGCGTTCACGGAGGCCGCACGCCGCGCGGTGCAGGACAACGCCGTCAAGCAGAACATCGTCACGCTGCATAACCGGGTGAACGAACTCGGCGTGGCCGAACCGGTGATTCAGCAGGAAGGCCCGGACCGCATCGTGGTGCAGTTGCCCGGCGTGCAAGACACCGCCAAGGCGAAGGACATCATCGGTCGCACGGCAACGCTCGAAGCACGTCTGGCGGATCCCGATGCACCGCGCCTCGTGTCGGCCGATACGCCGGTGCCGCCGCAGGACGAACTGTTCCTGCACGGCAATGGCGCACCGGTGATGCTCAAGCGTCAGGTGATTTTCAGCGGCGATCGCATCACGAGCGCGTCGGCAGGCTTCGACGATCACCAGCAGCCGTCCGTGAACATCAAGCTCGACGCCGCAGGTGGCCGTGTGTTGCGCGATGTCTCGCGCGACAACATCGGCAAGCCGATGGCCATCGTGCTGTTCGAGAAGGGCAAGGGCGAAGTGCTGACGGTGGCCAACATCCGCAGCGAACTGGGTCAGAGCTTCCAGATCACCGGGATGGGCTCGGCACAAGGCGCCAACGATCTGGCGCTGCTGCTGCGCGCCGGTTCGCTGGCCGCGCCGATGGAAATCATCGAAGAACGCACGATCGGCCCGAGCCTCGGTGCCGATAACGTGCAGAAGGGTGTCAACTCGGTGCTGTACGGCCTGGTCGCCATCGCCCTGTTCATGATGATGTACTACATGCTGTTCGGCGTGTTCTCGGTCATCGCCCTGCTGTTCAACCTGCTGCTGCTCGTGGCCGTGCTCTCGATGATGCAGGCCACGCTCACGCTGCCGGGCATTGCCGCTATCGCGCTCACGCTCGGTATGGCCATCGACGCCAACGTGCTGATCAACGAACGTATCCGCGAAGAGTTGCGTGCGGGGGCATCGGCCCAGAAAGCGATTTCGCTGGGCTTCGAGCATGCGTGGGCGACGATCGTGGACTCGAACGTGACCACGCTCATCGCCGGTCTGGCGCTGCTGGCGTTCGGTTCGGGCCCGGTGCGCGCGTTTGCAGTGGTGCACTGCCTGGGTATCCTGACTTCGATGTTCTCGGCCGTGTTCTTCTCGCGCGGTCTGGTCAACCTGTGGTACGGCGGCCGTCGCAAGCTCAAGACGCTGGCGATCGGTCAGGTCTGGCGCCCGGACGGTGCGACAAACGCACCCGACGCAGGCGAGCAATAA